The Puntigrus tetrazona isolate hp1 chromosome 16, ASM1883169v1, whole genome shotgun sequence genome includes a region encoding these proteins:
- the pik3r4 gene encoding phosphoinositide 3-kinase regulatory subunit 4 isoform X4 — MGNQLAGIAPSQILSVDSYFSDIHDYEYDKSLGSTRFFKVARAKHREGLVVVKVFAIQDPSLPLTSYKQELEELKIRLHSCQNCLPFQKATLTEKAAILFRQYVRDNLYDRISTRPFLNNVEKKWIAFQLLNAVDQAHKSGVRHGDIKTENVMVTSWNWVLLTDFASFKPTYLPEDNPADFNYFFDTSRRRTCYIAPERFVDGSMFATESDQTTPLVDLSSNSQRTKGELKQPMDIFSAGCVIAELFTEGVPLFDLSQLLAYRKGHFQTEQVLMKIEDCSIRELVAQMVQREPEKRLTAEEYLKQQRGKAFPEIFYTFLQPYMAQFAKETFQSADERVLVIRKNLENILNNLCSGGQTGKTEKQEKASQEISLSKEQGLVVLVSVITSCLQTLRFCDSKLAALELILHLAGRLNVEILLDRITPYLLHFCNDSMPRVRAEAVCTLTKVLALVKEVPRNDVNIYPEYILPGIAHLAQDEATIVRLAYAENIAHLAETALRFLELVQENNLSSEQDLNGEDTEETLHPNENYDSELQALHEMVQQKVVTLLSDPENIVKQTLMENGITRLCVFFGRQKANDVLLSHMITFLNDKNDWHLRGAFFDSIVGVAAYVGWQSSSILKPLLQQGLSDAEEFVIYKALNALTCMCQLGLLQKPHIYEFVSDIAPFLCHPNLWIRYGAVGFITVVAQHLNIADVYCKLMPHLNPFITQPIIQIDKEIVLLSVLKEPVSRSIFDYALRSKDIGSLFRHLLLRQKKRNGSIPECPVPEDPAIAQLLKKLLSQGMTEAEEDKLLALKDFMLKSNKAKANIIDQSHLSDGAHSGVIDLGTLGITGRQVDLIKPKQESEDKRARKHTKQDSNLNEEWKSMFGSLDPPSSAQTPSTIPESGAVQSRKTTAFPTIQVVQSVSGASTYQRRITTCKAELQQLVQQKREQCNAERMAKQMMESAEWESKPPLPGWHPKGLLVAHLHEHKSAVNRIRVSDEHSIFATCSNDGTVKIWDSQKMEGKTTTTRSVLTYSRIGGHVKTLTFCQGSHYLAVASDNGSIQLLAVEANKPPKSPKVQPCQTRFLDPKDEGCAVDVHHFNSGAQTVLAYATVNGFLVGWDLRSNSNAWTLRHDLRLGLITSFAVDMHQCWLCVGTSNGTMACWDMRFQLPISSHSHPARARIRRLLMHPLYQSSVIAAVQGNNEVSMWDMETGDRKFTLWASSAPPLSEMQPSPHSVHGIYCSPADGNPLLLTAGSDMRIRFWDLAYPERSYIVAGGANDSLHCPSVFYNRKIIEGTEVVQEIHSKQKSGSTEDTPRRGPESLPVGHHDIITDIATFQTTQGFIVTSSRDGIVKVWK, encoded by the exons ATGGGGAACCAGCTGGCTGGAATTGCTCCATCACAGATTCTTTCTGTAGACAGTTACTTCTCTGACATCCACGATTACGAATATGACAAAAGTCTTGGCAGTACACGGTTTTTCAAAGTGGCCCGTGCGAAACATAGAGAAGGACTGGTTGTGGTCAAGGTCTTTGCGATCCAAGACCCCTCTCTGCCCCTGACGAGCTACAAACAAGAGCTGGAGGAGCTGAAAATCAGACTACACTCCTGTCAGAACTGTCTGCCTTTTCAGAAAGCCACACTTACTGAGAAAGCAGCCATACTATTCCGGCAGTATGTTCGGGATAATTTGTACGACCGTATCAGCACACGACCATTCCTCAACAATGTGGAGAAGAAGTGGATCGCCTTCCAGCTCCTCAATGCTGTAGACCAGGCCCATAAATCTGGTGTGCGTCATGGTGACATTAAAACAGAGAACGTTATGGTGACGAGCTGGAACTGGGTGCTTCTCACAGACTTTGCTAGTTTTAAACCTACATACTTGCCTGAAGACAACCCTGCAGATTTCAACTATTTCTTTGACACGTCCAGGAGGAGAACGTGCTATATTGCACCGGAGAGATTTGTAGATGGCAGTATGTTTGCCACAGAAAGTGACCAGACAACTCCACTCGTGGACCTCTCCAGCAATAGCCAGAGGACCAAGGGAGAACTCAAACAGCCCATGGACATCTTCTCAGCTG GTTGTGTGATTGCGGAGTTGTTTACAGAGGGTGTCCCGCTCTTTGACCTCTCACAATTGCTGGCTTACCGTAAAGGACATTTCCAAACCGAACAAGTGCTGATGAAAATTGAAGATTGCAGTATTAGAGAACTG GTGGCACAAATGGTGCAGCGAGAACCGGAGAAGCGTCTGACAGCTGAAGAATATCTGAAGCAGCAGCGAGGCAAAGCTTTTCCAGAAATCTTTTATACCTTCCTTCAGCCCTACATGGCTCAGTTTGCCAAGGAGACTTTTCAGTCTGCTGACGAAAGGGTGTTAGTCATTCGTAAGAACCTGGAGAACATCCTCAATAACTTGTGCAGTGGCGGTCAAACAGGGAAGACTGAAAAACAGGAGAAGGCATCTCAGGAGATTAGTTTATCCAAGGAACAAGGGCTTGTGGTGCTGGTTTCAGTGATCACATCTTGTCTGCAGACACTACGTTTCTGCGACTCCAAGCTGGCAGCGCTGGAGCTGATTCTTCATCTGGCAGGTCGGCTGAATGTGGAGATACTTCTGGACAGGATTACACCTTACTTACTGCACTTCTGCAATGACTCTATGCCACGCGTCAGGGCTGAAGCCGTCTGCACGCTGACTAAAGTGCTGGCATTGGTAAAGGAGGTTCCTCGCAATGATGTGAATATTTACCCAGAATACATTCTACCTGGGATCGCCCACTTGGCCCAAGATGAAGCCACAATTGTCAGACTTGCTTATGCAG AGAACATAGCACACTTGGCGGAGACAGCGCTTCGCTTCCTGGAGCTGGTGCAGGAGAATAATTTGAGCTCTGAACAAGACCTCAATGGAGAGGACACAGAAGAAACTCTTCACCCCAATGAGAACTATGATTCAG AGCTGCAGGCCTTGCATGAAATGGTTCAGCAGAAGGTGGTGACTTTACTGAGCGACCCTGAGAACATTGTCAAACAGACGCTGATGGAGAACGGCATCACTCGCCTCTGCGTGTTCTTTGGGAGGCAGAAAGCCAATGATGTCCTTTTGTCTCACATGATCACCTTCCTTAATGACAAGAACGACTGGCATCTCCGTGGAGCTTTCTTTGACAGCATAGTTG GTGTAGCAGCATATGTGGGCTGGCAGAGTTCCTCCATCCTGAAGCCTCTTCTGCAGCAAGGCCTGAGTGACGCTGAGGAGTTTGTCATTTATAAAGCTCTCAATGCTCTCACTTGCATGTGTCAGCTGGGGCTACTGCAGAAACCTCACATATACGAGTTTGTCAGTGATATTG CTCCTTTCTTGTGTCACCCCAATCTGTGGATCCGCTATGGAGCTGTGGGTTTCATCACTGTTGTCGCTCAGCACCTCAACATTGCTGACGTCTACTGCAAACTCATGCCCCATCTAAACCCTTTCATCACACAGCCTATTATACAG ATTGATAAGGAGATTGTGTTACTCAGTGTGCTGAAAGAGCCTGTAAGTCGCTCTATCTTTGACTATGCGCTGCGTTCCAAAGATATCGGAAGCCTCTTCAGACACCTTTTACTTCGCCAAAAAAAGCGCAACGGTTCCATCCCAGAATGCCCTGTTCCCGAGGATCCCGCAATTGCCCAGCTACTTAAGAAACTTCTTTCACAg GGGATGACAGAGGCTGAGGAGGACAAGCTCTTAGCTCTGAAAGATTTCATGCTCAAGTCCAACAAGGCCAAAGCCAACATCATCGACCAGAGCCACCTGAGTGATGGAGCCCACAGCGGAGTCATTGACCTTGGTACACTGGGCATCACTGGTCGACAAGTGGACCTCATCAAGCCCAAGCAGGAATCTGAAGACAAGAGAG CTCGCAAACATACGAAACAGGACTCCAACTTGAACGAGGAGTGGAAGAGCATGTTTGGTTCTCTGGACCCTCCCAGCTCGGCGCAGACACCTTCGACG ATTCCTGAAAGTGGAGCTGTGCAGTCCAGGAAAACCACAGCGTTCCCTACTATTCAAGTGGTGCAGTCTGTAAGCGGGGCGTCCACGTACCAGCGTCGCATCACCACATGCAAGGCAGAGCTACAGCAGCTGGTGCAGCAGAAAAGAGAGCAGTGCAATGCAGAACGCATGGCCAAACAGATGATGGAGAGTGCAGAGTGGGAGAGCAAGCCTCCACTGCCAG GGTGGCATCCAAAAGGTCTTCTAGTGGCCCATCTCCACGAGCACAAATCTGCTGTGAACCGAATCAGAGTCTCCGACGAGCACTCCATCTTTGCTACATGCTCCAATGATGGCACTGTAAAGATCTGGGACAGCCAGAAAATGGAGGGCAAGACAACAACCACAAG GTCTGTGCTGACATATTCTCGGATTGGAGGCCATGTCAAAACACTGACCTTTTGTCAGGGGTCACATTACCTTGCAGTTGCATCAGATAATGGTTCAATCCAGCTTCTTGCAGTTGAGGCAAACAAGCCGCCCAAATCACCCAAAGTCCAGCCCTGTCAGACCAG GTTCCTGGATCCAAAGGATGAGGGCTGTGCGGTGGACGTACATCACTTTAACTCAGGGGCACAGACAGTTCTGGCCTACGCGACTGTGAACGGTTTTTTGGTGGGTTGGGATCTCCGCAGCAATAGCAATGCCTGGACCCTCCGCCACGACCTGCGCCTAGGCCTCATCACTTCCTTTGCTGTGGACATGCACCAGTGTTGGCTGTGTGTGG GCACAAGTAATGGCACAATGGCTTGCTGGGATATGCGTTTTCAGTTGCCAATTTCCAGCCACTCCCACCCAGCCCGAGCGAGAATCAGACGCCTGCTGATGCATCCACTCTACCAATCCTCTGTCATTGCAg CTGTCCAAGGTAACAACGAGGTGTCCATGTGGGATATGGAGACTGGAGACAGGAAGTTCACCCTGTGGGCTAGCTCTGCACCTCCGCTTTCAGAAATGCAG CCCTCTCCTCACAGTGTTCATGGGATATACTGCAGCCCTGCTGATGGCAACCCTCTCCTACTTACAGCTGGATCTGACATGAGAATCAG GTTTTGGGATTTGGCCTACCCTGAGAGGTCCTACATCGTTGCAGGAGGTGCAAACGACTCGCTTCACTGCCCCTCTGTGTTCTATAACCGCAAGATCATAGAAGGAACAGAAGTAGTACAG GAAATCCACAGTAAACAGAAGAGCGGATCCACTGAGGACACACCCCGCCGTGGCCCAGAATCCCTTCCTGTGGGTCACCACGACATCATTACTGATATTGCGACTTTCCAGACCACCCAGGGCTTTATAGTCACCTCTTCTAGAGATGGCATTGTCAAAGTCTGGAAGTAA
- the pik3r4 gene encoding phosphoinositide 3-kinase regulatory subunit 4 isoform X2: protein MGNQLAGIAPSQILSVDSYFSDIHDYEYDKSLGSTRFFKVARAKHREGLVVVKVFAIQDPSLPLTSYKQELEELKIRLHSCQNCLPFQKATLTEKAAILFRQYVRDNLYDRISTRPFLNNVEKKWIAFQLLNAVDQAHKSGVRHGDIKTENVMVTSWNWVLLTDFASFKPTYLPEDNPADFNYFFDTSRRRTCYIAPERFVDGSMFATESDQTTPLVDLSSNSQRTKGELKQPMDIFSAGCVIAELFTEGVPLFDLSQLLAYRKGHFQTEQVLMKIEDCSIRELVAQMVQREPEKRLTAEEYLKQQRGKAFPEIFYTFLQPYMAQFAKETFQSADERVLVIRKNLENILNNLCSGGQTGKTEKQEKASQEISLSKEQGLVVLVSVITSCLQTLRFCDSKLAALELILHLAGRLNVEILLDRITPYLLHFCNDSMPRVRAEAVCTLTKVLALVKEVPRNDVNIYPEYILPGIAHLAQDEATIVRLAYAENIAHLAETALRFLELVQENNLSSEQDLNGEDTEETLHPNENYDSELQALHEMVQQKVVTLLSDPENIVKQTLMENGITRLCVFFGRQKANDVLLSHMITFLNDKNDWHLRGAFFDSIVGVAAYVGWQSSSILKPLLQQGLSDAEEFVIYKALNALTCMCQLGLLQKPHIYEFVSDIAPFLCHPNLWIRYGAVGFITVVAQHLNIADVYCKLMPHLNPFITQPIIQIDKEIVLLSVLKEPVSRSIFDYALRSKDIGSLFRHLLLRQKKRNGSIPECPVPEDPAIAQLLKKLLSQGMTEAEEDKLLALKDFMLKSNKAKANIIDQSHLSDGAHSGVIDLGTLGITGRQVDLIKPKQESEDKRARKHTKQDSNLNEEWKSMFGSLDPPSSAQTPSTVPNVLVPSGGGEPNGTLAEERLRSESSSQTLNLPHVPSSAQIPESGAVQSRKTTAFPTIQVVQSVSGASTYQRRITTCKAELQQLVQQKREQCNAERMAKQMMESAEWESKPPLPGWHPKGLLVAHLHEHKSAVNRIRVSDEHSIFATCSNDGTVKIWDSQKMEGKTTTTRSVLTYSRIGGHVKTLTFCQGSHYLAVASDNGSIQLLAVEANKPPKSPKVQPCQTRFLDPKDEGCAVDVHHFNSGAQTVLAYATVNGFLVGWDLRSNSNAWTLRHDLRLGLITSFAVDMHQCWLCVGTSNGTMACWDMRFQLPISSHSHPARARIRRLLMHPLYQSSVIAAVQGNNEVSMWDMETGDRKFTLWASSAPPLSEMQPSPHSVHGIYCSPADGNPLLLTAGSDMRIRFWDLAYPERSYIVAGGANDSLHCPSVFYNRKIIEGTEVVQEIHSKQKSGSTEDTPRRGPESLPVGHHDIITDIATFQTTQGFIVTSSRDGIVKVWK, encoded by the exons ATGGGGAACCAGCTGGCTGGAATTGCTCCATCACAGATTCTTTCTGTAGACAGTTACTTCTCTGACATCCACGATTACGAATATGACAAAAGTCTTGGCAGTACACGGTTTTTCAAAGTGGCCCGTGCGAAACATAGAGAAGGACTGGTTGTGGTCAAGGTCTTTGCGATCCAAGACCCCTCTCTGCCCCTGACGAGCTACAAACAAGAGCTGGAGGAGCTGAAAATCAGACTACACTCCTGTCAGAACTGTCTGCCTTTTCAGAAAGCCACACTTACTGAGAAAGCAGCCATACTATTCCGGCAGTATGTTCGGGATAATTTGTACGACCGTATCAGCACACGACCATTCCTCAACAATGTGGAGAAGAAGTGGATCGCCTTCCAGCTCCTCAATGCTGTAGACCAGGCCCATAAATCTGGTGTGCGTCATGGTGACATTAAAACAGAGAACGTTATGGTGACGAGCTGGAACTGGGTGCTTCTCACAGACTTTGCTAGTTTTAAACCTACATACTTGCCTGAAGACAACCCTGCAGATTTCAACTATTTCTTTGACACGTCCAGGAGGAGAACGTGCTATATTGCACCGGAGAGATTTGTAGATGGCAGTATGTTTGCCACAGAAAGTGACCAGACAACTCCACTCGTGGACCTCTCCAGCAATAGCCAGAGGACCAAGGGAGAACTCAAACAGCCCATGGACATCTTCTCAGCTG GTTGTGTGATTGCGGAGTTGTTTACAGAGGGTGTCCCGCTCTTTGACCTCTCACAATTGCTGGCTTACCGTAAAGGACATTTCCAAACCGAACAAGTGCTGATGAAAATTGAAGATTGCAGTATTAGAGAACTG GTGGCACAAATGGTGCAGCGAGAACCGGAGAAGCGTCTGACAGCTGAAGAATATCTGAAGCAGCAGCGAGGCAAAGCTTTTCCAGAAATCTTTTATACCTTCCTTCAGCCCTACATGGCTCAGTTTGCCAAGGAGACTTTTCAGTCTGCTGACGAAAGGGTGTTAGTCATTCGTAAGAACCTGGAGAACATCCTCAATAACTTGTGCAGTGGCGGTCAAACAGGGAAGACTGAAAAACAGGAGAAGGCATCTCAGGAGATTAGTTTATCCAAGGAACAAGGGCTTGTGGTGCTGGTTTCAGTGATCACATCTTGTCTGCAGACACTACGTTTCTGCGACTCCAAGCTGGCAGCGCTGGAGCTGATTCTTCATCTGGCAGGTCGGCTGAATGTGGAGATACTTCTGGACAGGATTACACCTTACTTACTGCACTTCTGCAATGACTCTATGCCACGCGTCAGGGCTGAAGCCGTCTGCACGCTGACTAAAGTGCTGGCATTGGTAAAGGAGGTTCCTCGCAATGATGTGAATATTTACCCAGAATACATTCTACCTGGGATCGCCCACTTGGCCCAAGATGAAGCCACAATTGTCAGACTTGCTTATGCAG AGAACATAGCACACTTGGCGGAGACAGCGCTTCGCTTCCTGGAGCTGGTGCAGGAGAATAATTTGAGCTCTGAACAAGACCTCAATGGAGAGGACACAGAAGAAACTCTTCACCCCAATGAGAACTATGATTCAG AGCTGCAGGCCTTGCATGAAATGGTTCAGCAGAAGGTGGTGACTTTACTGAGCGACCCTGAGAACATTGTCAAACAGACGCTGATGGAGAACGGCATCACTCGCCTCTGCGTGTTCTTTGGGAGGCAGAAAGCCAATGATGTCCTTTTGTCTCACATGATCACCTTCCTTAATGACAAGAACGACTGGCATCTCCGTGGAGCTTTCTTTGACAGCATAGTTG GTGTAGCAGCATATGTGGGCTGGCAGAGTTCCTCCATCCTGAAGCCTCTTCTGCAGCAAGGCCTGAGTGACGCTGAGGAGTTTGTCATTTATAAAGCTCTCAATGCTCTCACTTGCATGTGTCAGCTGGGGCTACTGCAGAAACCTCACATATACGAGTTTGTCAGTGATATTG CTCCTTTCTTGTGTCACCCCAATCTGTGGATCCGCTATGGAGCTGTGGGTTTCATCACTGTTGTCGCTCAGCACCTCAACATTGCTGACGTCTACTGCAAACTCATGCCCCATCTAAACCCTTTCATCACACAGCCTATTATACAG ATTGATAAGGAGATTGTGTTACTCAGTGTGCTGAAAGAGCCTGTAAGTCGCTCTATCTTTGACTATGCGCTGCGTTCCAAAGATATCGGAAGCCTCTTCAGACACCTTTTACTTCGCCAAAAAAAGCGCAACGGTTCCATCCCAGAATGCCCTGTTCCCGAGGATCCCGCAATTGCCCAGCTACTTAAGAAACTTCTTTCACAg GGGATGACAGAGGCTGAGGAGGACAAGCTCTTAGCTCTGAAAGATTTCATGCTCAAGTCCAACAAGGCCAAAGCCAACATCATCGACCAGAGCCACCTGAGTGATGGAGCCCACAGCGGAGTCATTGACCTTGGTACACTGGGCATCACTGGTCGACAAGTGGACCTCATCAAGCCCAAGCAGGAATCTGAAGACAAGAGAG CTCGCAAACATACGAAACAGGACTCCAACTTGAACGAGGAGTGGAAGAGCATGTTTGGTTCTCTGGACCCTCCCAGCTCGGCGCAGACACCTTCGACGGTACCTAATGTTCTAGTTCCGAGCGGTGGTGGGGAGCCCAACGGAACTCTGGCCGAAGAGCGCCTGCGATCTGAGAGTTCCTCACAGACTCTTAACCTCCCTCATGTTCCATCCTCAGCCCAG ATTCCTGAAAGTGGAGCTGTGCAGTCCAGGAAAACCACAGCGTTCCCTACTATTCAAGTGGTGCAGTCTGTAAGCGGGGCGTCCACGTACCAGCGTCGCATCACCACATGCAAGGCAGAGCTACAGCAGCTGGTGCAGCAGAAAAGAGAGCAGTGCAATGCAGAACGCATGGCCAAACAGATGATGGAGAGTGCAGAGTGGGAGAGCAAGCCTCCACTGCCAG GGTGGCATCCAAAAGGTCTTCTAGTGGCCCATCTCCACGAGCACAAATCTGCTGTGAACCGAATCAGAGTCTCCGACGAGCACTCCATCTTTGCTACATGCTCCAATGATGGCACTGTAAAGATCTGGGACAGCCAGAAAATGGAGGGCAAGACAACAACCACAAG GTCTGTGCTGACATATTCTCGGATTGGAGGCCATGTCAAAACACTGACCTTTTGTCAGGGGTCACATTACCTTGCAGTTGCATCAGATAATGGTTCAATCCAGCTTCTTGCAGTTGAGGCAAACAAGCCGCCCAAATCACCCAAAGTCCAGCCCTGTCAGACCAG GTTCCTGGATCCAAAGGATGAGGGCTGTGCGGTGGACGTACATCACTTTAACTCAGGGGCACAGACAGTTCTGGCCTACGCGACTGTGAACGGTTTTTTGGTGGGTTGGGATCTCCGCAGCAATAGCAATGCCTGGACCCTCCGCCACGACCTGCGCCTAGGCCTCATCACTTCCTTTGCTGTGGACATGCACCAGTGTTGGCTGTGTGTGG GCACAAGTAATGGCACAATGGCTTGCTGGGATATGCGTTTTCAGTTGCCAATTTCCAGCCACTCCCACCCAGCCCGAGCGAGAATCAGACGCCTGCTGATGCATCCACTCTACCAATCCTCTGTCATTGCAg CTGTCCAAGGTAACAACGAGGTGTCCATGTGGGATATGGAGACTGGAGACAGGAAGTTCACCCTGTGGGCTAGCTCTGCACCTCCGCTTTCAGAAATGCAG CCCTCTCCTCACAGTGTTCATGGGATATACTGCAGCCCTGCTGATGGCAACCCTCTCCTACTTACAGCTGGATCTGACATGAGAATCAG GTTTTGGGATTTGGCCTACCCTGAGAGGTCCTACATCGTTGCAGGAGGTGCAAACGACTCGCTTCACTGCCCCTCTGTGTTCTATAACCGCAAGATCATAGAAGGAACAGAAGTAGTACAG GAAATCCACAGTAAACAGAAGAGCGGATCCACTGAGGACACACCCCGCCGTGGCCCAGAATCCCTTCCTGTGGGTCACCACGACATCATTACTGATATTGCGACTTTCCAGACCACCCAGGGCTTTATAGTCACCTCTTCTAGAGATGGCATTGTCAAAGTCTGGAAGTAA